A genome region from Leptospira langatensis includes the following:
- a CDS encoding AMP-dependent synthetase/ligase, which translates to MYKNLADMYLKAAESFGERPAFWSKDETKEYKATTFKQLVDLGLALSEALIDLGVKAREHIGVLADNRLEWIIVDAAVLFSGCANVPRGTDVTDSEMDYILNHSEASVVFLENDKMYEKFLKNKAKVKGVETLIIMDKDSKIKTKGVLHLYDLVEKGKQLRAKGGHKAEKRIDAIKPDDLFTLIYTSGTTGMPKGVMLMHSNMIHQMEHVVPLILKKSMIKEDDSMLSILPVWHIFERVVEYSAISLGIATFYTKVSDLRNDLAKARPSFMASAPRVWESIYTGIYNRINDPKQTPPVRKFLFNAAYFFSKTYHAGVRFLSGREVDYTNRNILQSLGLGIKAIVQVLLTGPFTVSFISAVAYSYIKMYEPGLGFLSPVLLTIAILALIFNYKTLDAVVLAKIRQATGGRLRGTLSGGGALQRHVDNFFNDIGLLVLEGYGMTESAPVISVRHYDYPIIGSVGYIVPKTELQLRDENGNVLTHINDQKQILAGKLGVKGIVHIKGPQVMKGYYKNPEVTKKTIVDGWLNTGDIGFINYKYTLTLTGRAKETVVLLGGENVEPVPIENRMDESPYIKQSMVFGQDQKVLGAIIVPDLEVLKPWLEQNGIAAKDLKDLIENPKVIDFFKKEIREYNSTKHGFKSFELIQHVVIAPKPFEVGDELTNLLKMKRHVITEKYQKRIDKVYK; encoded by the coding sequence ATGTATAAGAATTTAGCAGACATGTACCTTAAGGCCGCCGAGTCCTTTGGGGAAAGGCCAGCCTTTTGGTCGAAGGATGAGACAAAAGAATACAAAGCGACCACCTTCAAACAACTTGTAGATCTTGGCCTTGCTCTGTCCGAAGCTCTTATCGACTTAGGAGTAAAGGCGAGAGAACATATTGGGGTCCTCGCGGACAATCGTTTAGAATGGATTATAGTGGATGCGGCCGTTTTATTCTCCGGTTGCGCAAACGTTCCTAGAGGAACCGATGTTACCGACTCCGAGATGGATTATATTTTAAATCACTCAGAAGCTTCTGTCGTCTTTTTAGAGAACGACAAGATGTATGAGAAGTTCTTGAAGAACAAGGCCAAGGTGAAGGGTGTAGAGACCCTTATCATCATGGACAAGGACAGTAAGATCAAGACCAAAGGGGTCTTGCATTTATATGATCTCGTCGAAAAAGGAAAGCAGCTGAGAGCGAAAGGCGGTCACAAGGCCGAGAAGCGGATCGATGCGATCAAGCCTGATGATCTGTTTACTTTGATCTATACTTCAGGAACTACTGGAATGCCTAAGGGAGTAATGCTTATGCATTCCAATATGATCCACCAGATGGAACATGTTGTTCCTTTGATCCTGAAAAAATCCATGATCAAAGAAGATGACAGTATGCTTTCCATTCTTCCTGTTTGGCATATTTTCGAGAGGGTTGTGGAATATTCCGCAATCTCTTTGGGGATCGCGACTTTCTACACCAAGGTTTCCGATCTTAGGAATGACCTGGCCAAAGCGAGACCTTCCTTTATGGCTTCCGCTCCCAGGGTTTGGGAAAGTATCTATACCGGTATCTATAATAGGATCAACGATCCTAAGCAGACCCCACCGGTCAGAAAATTCCTCTTTAACGCGGCGTACTTCTTTTCTAAGACATACCATGCAGGAGTTCGTTTCCTGAGTGGAAGAGAAGTAGATTATACGAACCGCAATATTCTCCAATCTTTGGGACTTGGGATCAAAGCGATCGTTCAAGTTCTTTTGACTGGGCCGTTTACGGTTTCCTTTATTTCCGCAGTGGCTTACTCCTATATCAAGATGTATGAGCCTGGATTGGGATTCCTATCCCCAGTGCTATTGACTATTGCTATTTTGGCACTGATCTTTAACTATAAGACCCTGGACGCCGTCGTTCTTGCAAAGATCCGCCAGGCAACAGGTGGACGTTTGAGAGGAACTCTTTCCGGTGGAGGTGCTTTGCAGCGCCATGTGGATAATTTCTTCAACGATATCGGGCTTTTAGTATTAGAAGGTTACGGAATGACTGAGAGTGCTCCTGTGATCTCGGTGCGCCATTACGATTATCCGATCATCGGATCCGTAGGTTATATCGTTCCTAAAACCGAACTCCAACTCAGAGACGAGAATGGGAATGTGCTCACTCATATCAACGATCAGAAACAGATCCTAGCGGGTAAGTTGGGAGTCAAAGGTATTGTTCATATCAAAGGGCCTCAAGTGATGAAAGGATATTACAAGAATCCGGAAGTTACCAAGAAGACCATTGTGGACGGCTGGCTGAATACGGGAGATATCGGATTCATCAACTACAAGTATACTCTCACCTTGACCGGAAGAGCGAAAGAAACTGTAGTTCTCTTAGGCGGAGAAAACGTAGAGCCGGTCCCGATCGAGAACCGTATGGACGAGTCTCCATATATCAAACAATCCATGGTATTCGGTCAGGATCAGAAAGTGCTGGGAGCTATCATCGTTCCGGATCTAGAAGTCCTGAAACCTTGGTTGGAACAGAACGGGATCGCAGCTAAGGATCTGAAGGATCTCATTGAAAATCCGAAGGTAATCGATTTCTTCAAGAAGGAGATCCGAGAGTATAACAGTACGAAGCACGGATTTAAATCCTTCGAATTGATCCAACATGTAGTGATCGCTCCTAAGCCTTTCGAGGTCGGAGACGAGTTGACTAACTTGTTAAAAATGAAAAGACACGTGAT
- the aat gene encoding leucyl/phenylalanyl-tRNA--protein transferase, with amino-acid sequence MENPKQDSYSPKVRDFSDFFADPRTSLEEVVGIGGDLKADRLLYAYTRGIFPWADKPLLWFSLDPRAIFDLNVLHLSTRVRRRIRQKKFTVTFNRAFEQVMRCCSYRTDEQTWITDTFLKGFTQFHREGYAHSVEVWDEEGRLGGGAYGIAIGKFFAGESMFSFLPDFGKIGLYFLFEALKKDGFTLFDTQQMNPVTLNLGAYEIPKNKFLDRLSEAVSIPNKWVPPVDEI; translated from the coding sequence ATGGAAAACCCGAAGCAAGATTCGTATTCCCCCAAGGTCCGAGACTTTTCGGATTTCTTCGCAGATCCACGCACTAGCCTCGAAGAAGTGGTCGGCATCGGCGGAGACCTGAAAGCGGACAGATTGTTGTACGCGTATACGAGAGGGATCTTCCCTTGGGCGGATAAACCTTTACTTTGGTTTTCTTTGGACCCGAGAGCCATATTCGATCTGAACGTCCTTCACCTAAGCACTCGAGTAAGAAGAAGGATCCGTCAAAAAAAATTCACAGTCACATTCAATCGTGCCTTTGAGCAAGTTATGCGATGCTGTTCTTATCGGACAGACGAGCAAACTTGGATCACCGATACCTTCTTAAAAGGGTTCACTCAGTTCCATAGAGAAGGTTATGCTCATAGCGTGGAAGTCTGGGACGAAGAGGGAAGATTAGGCGGTGGAGCCTATGGAATAGCGATCGGTAAATTTTTTGCCGGAGAGTCCATGTTCTCCTTCTTACCCGATTTTGGTAAGATCGGACTCTACTTTTTGTTCGAGGCCTTGAAGAAGGACGGTTTCACTCTGTTTGATACCCAGCAGATGAATCCGGTTACCTTGAACCTAGGAGCCTACGAAATTCCGAAAAATAAATTTCTAGACCGTCTTTCGGAAGCGGTTTCGATCCCTAACAAATGGGTCCCTCCTGTGGATGAAATCTGA
- the thpR gene encoding RNA 2',3'-cyclic phosphodiesterase, protein MRTFLGLSLPNEVRERIQGICYGLEEIRWVLPENFHTTLVFLGELDREQIETVSEISSQIGQSPFSIEVLGLGIFGHKSPEILYVSVSFSEALFRLQKSLDSSLRRVGFSLEKRDYKPHITIGRFKRDREKRLEMYLKEFDQFHIPNIEIREFHLFSSRSGSNGPIYSVEETYPLQLD, encoded by the coding sequence ATGAGGACTTTTTTAGGACTCTCTCTTCCAAATGAAGTACGAGAAAGGATTCAGGGGATCTGCTACGGACTCGAAGAGATCCGATGGGTCCTTCCGGAAAATTTCCATACTACTCTGGTCTTTTTAGGAGAATTAGATCGAGAACAAATAGAAACGGTTTCGGAGATCAGCTCTCAGATCGGCCAAAGCCCGTTTTCGATCGAAGTCCTTGGTCTGGGAATTTTCGGACATAAATCTCCCGAGATTCTGTACGTTTCCGTTTCTTTTTCTGAGGCCTTGTTTCGCTTGCAAAAATCCTTGGATTCGTCTTTAAGAAGAGTTGGATTTAGCCTGGAAAAAAGGGATTATAAGCCTCATATCACGATCGGAAGATTTAAACGGGATCGAGAGAAGAGATTGGAAATGTATCTGAAAGAATTCGATCAATTTCATATTCCGAATATCGAGATCCGGGAATTTCATCTTTTTTCTAGTCGTAGCGGTTCAAACGGACCTATCTATTCTGTCGAAGAAACATATCCTCTCCAATTAGATTGA
- the pabB gene encoding aminodeoxychorismate synthase component I, with amino-acid sequence MIPDLRNNPDRPFIFLGSGFSSEGIPIIAEPNEILTTNRRSEVRKILLEIQDRIAKGNFAAGWISYEVGELFLNEDYENGSEFRSEPLLWFGVFQKYHKVKAEELISWEEKFQDRGYFAALDPSLEQKEYKEAIRKIQDYLYKGEVYQVNYTFPLRIRQEGSLEKLFFDLRKKQSVPYEAWIRTGNSIVGGHRDILSFSPELFWERKGNEIRTVPMKGTRARGKDSIEDEKLREELFESAKDRAENLMITDLLRNDLGRISELGSVQVSKLFSVEEYSTVFQMTSEVRSLLPKEINWMRILESLFPGGSITGAPKKRAVEIIRELEKERGVYTGGIFFLSPEKETVSIAIRTLEFLETSPGRRTGRMGIGSGITIGSDAEIEWKECWSKAKFLKDPIEAKNSFYIFTTMLCKRGTIFFLKDHKERMRSSASQLGFEWKESEWELSVQTILEQNRSKKGKASRIRIQLFGDGTIRTEISEFVKGPKQGNILFSKTQLDRSDPFLYHKTNIRETYSFEYEKALAKGYLDVIYSNQEGQITEGAIHSIFFFLDGEWITPALDQGLLPGVARKRWIQKLHAREGTVLKKDLELAEKILLVNSIRGARRVLGVDQE; translated from the coding sequence ATGATTCCGGATCTCCGCAACAATCCCGATCGACCGTTTATATTTTTAGGAAGCGGTTTTTCGTCGGAAGGCATTCCTATCATCGCGGAGCCGAATGAAATCCTTACTACTAATCGACGAAGCGAAGTAAGGAAAATACTCTTAGAAATTCAAGATAGAATAGCCAAAGGTAATTTTGCGGCAGGTTGGATCTCGTATGAGGTCGGAGAACTGTTCTTAAACGAGGATTATGAGAATGGTTCTGAATTTCGGAGCGAGCCACTTCTTTGGTTTGGTGTTTTTCAAAAGTATCACAAAGTAAAGGCGGAAGAGCTCATTTCTTGGGAGGAAAAGTTTCAGGACCGTGGCTATTTCGCCGCATTAGATCCAAGCCTAGAACAAAAGGAGTATAAGGAAGCGATCCGAAAGATCCAAGACTATTTGTATAAAGGCGAAGTATACCAAGTGAATTATACGTTTCCTTTACGGATCCGACAGGAAGGATCTTTAGAAAAATTGTTCTTCGATCTGCGTAAGAAGCAATCCGTTCCGTATGAAGCCTGGATCCGGACTGGAAATTCTATCGTAGGGGGCCACAGAGATATACTTTCCTTTTCTCCCGAATTATTTTGGGAAAGGAAGGGGAATGAGATCCGAACTGTTCCGATGAAGGGAACCAGGGCCAGAGGAAAGGACTCGATCGAAGACGAGAAATTAAGAGAGGAACTCTTTGAATCTGCGAAGGATAGAGCGGAGAACTTAATGATCACGGACCTACTTCGAAACGATCTGGGCAGGATCTCGGAACTCGGTTCCGTGCAAGTCTCTAAATTATTCTCGGTAGAAGAATATTCTACAGTGTTTCAAATGACGAGCGAGGTACGTTCCCTTCTTCCTAAAGAAATCAATTGGATGAGAATACTCGAATCATTATTTCCTGGAGGTTCCATCACAGGTGCTCCAAAGAAAAGAGCAGTAGAGATCATACGCGAGCTAGAGAAGGAAAGAGGAGTCTATACCGGAGGGATTTTCTTTCTTTCTCCGGAGAAAGAAACAGTATCGATCGCGATCCGAACCTTGGAGTTTTTAGAAACTTCTCCTGGAAGAAGGACCGGTAGAATGGGGATCGGTTCCGGGATCACGATCGGATCTGACGCGGAGATAGAATGGAAGGAATGTTGGTCCAAGGCAAAATTCCTGAAAGATCCGATCGAAGCGAAGAACAGCTTTTATATTTTTACTACCATGCTCTGTAAAAGAGGAACGATCTTCTTTTTAAAAGATCATAAGGAAAGAATGAGGTCCTCTGCTTCTCAACTCGGCTTTGAATGGAAGGAATCGGAGTGGGAACTTTCTGTCCAAACGATCTTGGAACAAAATCGATCCAAAAAGGGAAAAGCATCTCGCATCCGCATCCAACTCTTTGGGGACGGAACTATTCGGACGGAGATCTCCGAATTTGTGAAAGGCCCTAAGCAAGGGAATATTCTGTTTTCGAAAACTCAGTTAGATCGTTCGGATCCATTTCTGTATCATAAAACGAATATCAGAGAGACCTATTCTTTCGAATATGAAAAGGCTTTGGCCAAAGGTTATCTCGATGTGATCTATTCCAACCAAGAAGGACAGATCACCGAAGGTGCCATTCATTCCATATTCTTTTTTTTAGATGGAGAATGGATCACTCCCGCGTTGGACCAAGGACTTCTTCCCGGTGTGGCGAGAAAGAGATGGATCCAAAAGTTACATGCGAGAGAAGGAACTGTTTTGAAAAAAGATCTGGAGCTTGCCGAAAAAATACTCTTAGTGAATTCGATCCGTGGGGCAAGGCGGGTCTTAGGTGTGGACCAAGAATGA
- a CDS encoding MASE1 domain-containing protein → MLEQSKRILTSVAKICLVALVYFLLGKLGHSLSVFSDYASPIWPASGWSLVTTLLWGRISLPGIFLGSLIYNSHIKSEFLSHPEAWKFVSIAAIIALGSTVQAGLGAYLYRRFIPRLDLTQSTSSVVRFLWIETLVCMIAPTIANAGLFLAGVVDAHSILPTWIIWWMGDSLGVFVYFPFFLSWLGPNITQFRAHSWKESLGLVSFLLLLGGGIFYFFRVNEIPAYFPLSYLLIVVIALASLRFGGKESSLVMIVVSILAIVGTIKGNAYFFVPSKEVALLALQSFLSAVSIASLLVLAVVQERAVVEDELVQSHQDLEKLVAERTKELDQSYHFLGTSEAIYKGLFENVPIAIFECDYRGVKERLESLPKLTKWEFNRFLKTNQDFVSECYDSVRVIDANRESVRLFQAKSKEEVLSLAVEFFRKENQTSFRKLLFRLNFGTRILQTESVLYDSEGKPFEAAIRWSLAPEFEDTFSSVIITVVEITEKKQAERQLKASLKEKEVMLKEIHHRVKNNLQVISSLFSLQSEYENDPKIHDAFSESQNRIQTMALIHDELYQSNDLGNVEFSGYSKRLAEKIRAAYKIGGEVQLEIYSEIIHLEISLAIPLGLILNELLTNCLKYAFPKDFIPEGGRPIVQVRLKKNGNTVSMEVSDNGVGLSSELDQISTPSFGLTLVQVLTKQLKGKLDFSGSKGTGTNFQIRFDLPD, encoded by the coding sequence ATGTTAGAACAGTCCAAAAGAATTTTAACGTCCGTAGCCAAGATTTGTCTAGTTGCTCTCGTGTATTTTCTACTCGGGAAACTGGGACATAGCCTGAGCGTGTTTTCAGACTATGCTTCTCCCATTTGGCCGGCGTCCGGTTGGAGCCTTGTCACTACTCTTCTTTGGGGAAGGATTTCCTTGCCCGGGATTTTTCTAGGCTCCCTGATTTATAATAGTCATATTAAATCCGAATTCTTGTCTCATCCGGAGGCTTGGAAATTTGTCTCAATCGCTGCGATCATCGCCCTGGGAAGCACTGTCCAAGCAGGATTAGGAGCATATCTCTATAGACGATTCATTCCGAGATTGGACTTAACTCAGAGCACATCTTCGGTGGTTCGATTCCTTTGGATAGAGACCCTGGTTTGCATGATCGCTCCAACTATTGCCAATGCCGGTTTGTTCCTAGCCGGTGTTGTGGATGCTCATTCCATTCTACCCACTTGGATCATTTGGTGGATGGGAGACTCTCTGGGAGTCTTTGTTTACTTTCCATTTTTCTTAAGTTGGCTCGGACCGAATATTACTCAATTCAGGGCTCACTCTTGGAAAGAGAGCCTAGGACTGGTTTCCTTTTTGCTTTTGCTTGGAGGAGGGATATTTTATTTCTTCCGGGTAAATGAGATCCCGGCCTACTTTCCATTGTCCTATCTACTCATTGTAGTCATCGCACTCGCTTCTCTCCGATTCGGCGGAAAGGAATCTTCTCTAGTAATGATCGTCGTTTCGATCTTGGCAATCGTAGGAACGATCAAGGGAAACGCCTATTTCTTCGTTCCTTCTAAGGAAGTCGCTTTACTCGCTCTCCAGAGTTTTCTATCCGCGGTCTCTATCGCATCTCTTCTTGTATTGGCAGTTGTCCAAGAAAGAGCGGTAGTTGAAGACGAGCTAGTTCAATCGCATCAGGATCTCGAGAAGTTAGTAGCGGAAAGAACCAAGGAGTTAGATCAATCCTATCATTTCTTGGGAACTAGCGAGGCCATTTACAAAGGGCTTTTCGAGAACGTCCCGATCGCGATCTTCGAATGCGATTATAGAGGTGTAAAAGAAAGATTAGAAAGTCTTCCTAAACTCACCAAATGGGAATTCAACCGATTCCTAAAGACGAACCAGGATTTCGTTTCCGAATGTTATGATTCGGTACGGGTCATAGATGCGAACCGTGAGTCCGTGAGATTATTCCAAGCAAAATCGAAAGAAGAAGTGCTTTCTCTTGCAGTGGAATTCTTTCGAAAAGAGAACCAAACTTCTTTTAGAAAATTACTGTTTAGGTTGAATTTCGGGACCAGGATCCTGCAGACAGAATCAGTACTGTATGATAGCGAAGGGAAACCTTTCGAAGCCGCAATCCGTTGGTCTCTTGCCCCTGAGTTCGAAGACACTTTCTCTTCCGTTATCATCACAGTCGTAGAGATCACTGAGAAAAAACAGGCAGAGAGACAGCTCAAGGCTTCCCTCAAGGAAAAAGAAGTGATGTTGAAGGAGATCCACCACAGAGTAAAAAATAATCTGCAGGTCATCTCTAGCTTATTCAGTCTCCAGTCCGAATACGAAAACGATCCCAAGATCCACGACGCATTCTCCGAAAGCCAGAACCGGATCCAAACTATGGCTTTGATCCATGATGAACTCTATCAATCAAACGATCTGGGAAATGTAGAATTCTCCGGATATTCCAAGAGACTTGCGGAGAAGATCCGAGCCGCTTACAAGATAGGAGGAGAAGTTCAACTGGAAATATACTCCGAGATCATTCATCTGGAGATCAGCCTTGCTATTCCTCTAGGATTGATCCTGAACGAATTACTTACCAACTGTCTTAAATACGCATTTCCGAAGGACTTCATTCCGGAAGGAGGAAGGCCCATTGTTCAAGTCCGCCTGAAGAAAAACGGGAATACCGTTAGCATGGAAGTCTCGGATAATGGGGTTGGGCTTTCCAGTGAATTGGATCAGATCTCCACCCCTTCTTTCGGTCTTACTTTGGTCCAAGTACTTACCAAGCAATTGAAAGGGAAGCTGGACTTTTCCGGTTCCAAAGGAACAGGCACAAATTTCCAAATCCGTTTTGATCTTCCGGATTAG
- a CDS encoding TetR/AcrR family transcriptional regulator has translation MRTKAPSPIANRAEARREQILEAALDVFSEKGYHDAGIADIANKLNIGHGTCYRYFKNKLDILHALVDRILVGLLEVVKKESPEKSSTLEEYRAQIKSIGMELFQLFSKDPRQAKIVFFEAMALDETVKRKVQLGIDKSARLTELYLKNGVKKGFLRKELDTRTASQAVNAMMFEGIRISLSSKGDSKFAKRWLEEMPILMLEGMGKR, from the coding sequence ATGAGAACAAAGGCTCCTAGTCCGATCGCAAACAGAGCGGAAGCCAGAAGAGAACAAATACTCGAAGCGGCTCTGGATGTCTTTTCAGAGAAAGGCTATCATGATGCCGGCATCGCAGACATTGCGAACAAACTGAATATAGGACATGGGACCTGTTATCGCTATTTCAAGAATAAGCTGGATATCCTACATGCCTTGGTTGATCGCATCCTAGTTGGACTACTCGAAGTAGTAAAAAAAGAAAGCCCCGAAAAATCCAGCACCCTAGAAGAATATAGAGCTCAGATCAAAAGCATAGGTATGGAATTATTCCAGCTATTCAGTAAGGATCCTCGCCAAGCAAAGATCGTTTTCTTCGAAGCGATGGCTTTGGACGAAACGGTAAAAAGAAAAGTGCAGTTGGGAATCGACAAGAGTGCCAGGCTAACAGAACTTTACTTAAAGAACGGAGTCAAAAAAGGTTTTCTTAGAAAGGAATTAGATACGAGAACCGCTTCTCAAGCAGTAAACGCAATGATGTTTGAGGGAATTCGCATCAGCCTTTCTTCAAAGGGAGATTCTAAATTCGCGAAACGTTGGCTAGAAGAAATGCCCATCCTTATGTTAGAAGGAATGGGCAAACGATAA
- a CDS encoding alpha/beta fold hydrolase: protein MKRIVHVFLLGIFLFQSCRFLGLGSDPFEELKAKYANSESKFAPIGDLNIHYRDEGKGPVVVLLHGVSASLHTWDAWAETLKSHYRVIRIDLPGHGLTGPPKDIEKLNLEEGVEIVNRFLESLKVDSFYLVGNSMGGYISWNYSLKYPQKVKKMVLIDAAGYAQPLPFIIGLASHPVVSPVARHMLPSFLVENSVMEVYGDPSKVTQATKDKYVDLSRREGNKEAYNYFFRFAREKFTDPKISEAIKQVRTPTLIMWGTNDRWLKLEYAQNWTKDIPNSKFIAYEGAGHIPMEEIPEQTSKDLVKFLEN from the coding sequence ATGAAAAGAATAGTACATGTTTTTTTGTTGGGGATCTTTCTCTTTCAGTCTTGCAGATTTCTGGGCTTGGGCTCGGATCCTTTTGAAGAATTGAAAGCGAAGTATGCAAACTCCGAATCTAAGTTCGCGCCGATCGGCGATCTTAACATTCATTATAGGGATGAAGGGAAGGGGCCAGTAGTCGTTTTGCTTCACGGGGTGAGCGCTTCTTTGCATACCTGGGATGCTTGGGCCGAAACATTAAAATCTCATTATAGAGTCATTCGGATAGATCTGCCGGGACATGGACTTACCGGGCCGCCTAAAGATATAGAAAAATTGAATTTAGAGGAAGGCGTAGAGATCGTAAATCGTTTCTTGGAATCCTTGAAAGTGGATTCTTTTTATTTAGTCGGTAATTCTATGGGGGGATATATCTCTTGGAACTACTCTTTGAAGTATCCTCAAAAAGTGAAGAAGATGGTTCTCATCGACGCTGCCGGATATGCACAACCTTTGCCTTTTATCATCGGTCTTGCAAGTCATCCCGTAGTTAGCCCCGTCGCTAGGCATATGCTTCCTAGTTTTCTGGTAGAGAATAGCGTGATGGAAGTATATGGAGATCCTTCTAAAGTAACCCAAGCAACGAAGGATAAGTATGTGGATCTCTCAAGAAGGGAAGGAAACAAAGAAGCCTATAATTATTTCTTTAGATTTGCTAGAGAAAAGTTTACAGATCCAAAGATTTCCGAGGCGATCAAACAGGTCAGGACCCCGACCCTGATCATGTGGGGAACGAACGATCGTTGGTTAAAGCTGGAGTATGCTCAAAACTGGACCAAGGATATACCGAACTCCAAGTTCATTGCATATGAAGGAGCAGGTCATATTCCCATGGAAGAAATTCCGGAACAGACTTCTAAGGATCTAGTCAAGTTCTTAGAGAATTAA